TTCTTCAGTCTTCAAAGCGCAAGTACTTGGGAGAACAAGACACTGCTGTGTGTCAGCGCAAATGAGTACCACACTGAGCTAGGGATGTACTACCACCTCCTCGTCCAGATCCCAATCTTCTTCTTCACCGTGGTAGTGATGTTAATTACATACACCAAAATACTCCAGGCACTAAACATCCGAATCGGCACAAGATTTACAACGggacaaaagaagaaagctcgaaagaaaaaaactatttctcTCACCACGCAGCATGAGACCACGGACATGTCGCACAGCAGCGCAGGAAGAAACGTGGTCTTTGGCGTAAGGACTTCCGTGTCTGTGATCATTGCCCTGCGCCGAGCCGTGAAGCGGCACCGGGAGCGACGAGAGCGGCAGAAGAGAGTCTTCAGAATGTCCCTCCTGATCATTTCcaccttcctgctctgctggacACCCATCTCCGTTCTAAACACCACAATCTTGTGTTTGGGCCCAAGTGACCTTTTGGTAAAGTTGCGCTTATGTTTTCTAGTCATGGCATACGGAACAACTATTTTTCACCCTCTACTTTATGCATTCACGAGGCAAAAGTTTCAGAAAGTTCTGAAAAGTAAGATGAAAAAACGAGTTGTCTCAATCGTGGAAGCAGATCCCCTGCCAAATAATGCTGTCATACACAACTCATGGATTGAGcctaaaaggaacaaaaagatCACCTTCGAAGACAACGAAGTAAGGCAGAAATGTTTAGTACCTCAGGTTGTCACTGACTAGACTCCAGTATTCACCAAAACACATCGAGAGGAACGTTTGAACAAACTGTAGAGAAATACTGccaaataagaaaaacattttttaactATTGGCTAGACTGTACATTTTCCAATATCTGTGTTAAATAGAGTAGGTCTTGTATATTCAATTTCTTCATTATGTAAGATATCTGTTGCATGGCCGTTTGTTAGCGTAACACCACGTGTATATTTGTCAGAAATATTCAAGTCCtcttttttagaaaataaatagccttaaagaagtgaaaacttttgaaaatatttgtacgGCTCAGTTTCtctgtaaatataaaataatttttaaagaattccACTCGggaatctttcattttctaaagcaCAAATTCAGCATTTTGCCTGGTATATTTTTACATTGAGCAGAGATATTCTGATTACTAGATAGCTACAATTTAGACACGTTTTAATCTCATATTTGGGCATgcacttatttacttatttcaaTTTTCTCCAGCATCCAATCAGCATGGTCTTCAATTAATGATTCAGAACCAGCTATTATTATTTGAAACACGTTGTTTGAAAACCTTctaagaaaggaggaggaaaaagttCTTGCACACTGAAACAGTTGATCACCGTCTCAGAGATACAGCTCTGGTACGGAAAGTACAAAAAATATTGAATAATTATATAAGGGGCAGGGGGAGACAGTGGGAAAGATGCACTAAAGGAGGGTGAAAACACAGACGAGAAAGTCACTGGGCCTGATATTAATAGACAAGATCcaacaaaaccatttctgtgCGGTCTCAGATGCTCACGCTGTGGGATTTTTGCAGCTGGACCTCCAGCATGACATGGGGATCTTCTGGAAAGAGAATACTCATTCATACCATCCATCATCATAGTTAGATAGAGCTGTCAAGTGCCACAGCTAATTTAGAAAcaattttctgtattattttggTTTCATCTTTGCTCTGGTGATGTTCAGTTCTGGTCATGCAACTGCTTTAACACGAGCCAAATCCCACAATGGCTAGCTAACCTATTTCTGTATATCCTGGACAGATGTGTCATAACATCATTATATAccctccttttccatttcatccCATACCTTCAGTGAGTAGACAGAAGGCCTTCAGAAGCCATCATCCATAGTACCGCGAGCAAGAACTGAGATACTCATCCCTCCACTTTTCTGGAGGGGTTGTTTGAACTAATCTCTATATAAAACCTCAGTATTTTTGTGAACAGCGGCTACATTaattgactttttaaaaaccTACAGAATCAATTAGTGAGAATGACTTAACTTGTCTGGCTATATAAGGTCCTCAGTGTATCACTTGCTACCATGATAATTAGAAGGATAATTCTCAATAAGTACtgacttttattaaaaaaaaaaaaaaaaaatccaacagaaCACCTCCTTGAATATCAGAGCTACTTTGACTAAAGTATGACATAAAAAGTGATATTTTGAAGTGCTTCTCCAAACTtgcctagggaaaaaaaaaataattgtggcTTTAAGGGAGCAAAATGCCATTTCTTCCCATCACACTGTGAAATCATATCTGTATTGCCAACACTTTCtgtggcttaaaaaaaaaaaaaaaaggagaagaagaaatgaaaagcagttcaCCCAAACAGAAGACACTAACTGTGGCTCCAAGTTCCGCAAAGACCAGGAACTTAAAATTCCCCAAGTTCTACCTATACATTCTATCATCTCACTGgtaagaatttgttttctaaaattaCAGTGCAATATACATCCAAAGATAACTGCCTTAGCTTTGTTCTAAAAGGTAAACCAACTGTATCAGCATTCAGTCATACCTGCTTATAAGCAGCGTGGATCAGCATGAATTTCAATCAAATAGATTGAGGTTCTGATTATTAGAATAGAAATCCTTCAGTATATTCAGGAGCAAACTTAATAGTAGTAgatttttctattcttctttaATCATGTATGTTCCAAATTTAACACTTCAAAAAACATTCCTGCATGAGTAAGCTCCTGTGAGAAGATGTGAGTCCAAAAAACTAGAACtggtatatttttctttgttttttttgtaacaCTTCCTCCCTTCTCTGACTAGCAAATATTCCACAGATTCTGAACGTTAGGAGGAGGAGAAAGTGGGATCTCTAAGATTGATGGCATAGTGTGATTTATCTGATTACTTATCTTCCAATAAGACATTcataaatgaatttaaaatatcattcatttatttaaaaagaagaaaaagagaaacaatgacCCCAGCACAGGAATAATCTTGCAATTACTCATGTTCTTATCTGAAATAATCATTCAAAAAAAGACTGCAGACTTAAAAGGTTTCTTTACACCACGGCTTTACTCgtaaaaactaaataaaatctCAAGTACCACGTATTTAGTGTTTAAGGGCTCATCTGTTAGAAAGCTAGATTCAGTGATGTAGTACTTcataacaaagagaaaacataacTGAGGAGTCAGAGCAAGAGattaaagcagcttttaaaggCTACGTCACTCAGCCAGTGATTGCCAGTAAGAACATAAGCGGGTCCATTTGTACATTTACTGTTCTTCACCTTGCATGAAACACGGCAAAGGAAAAGGACTTAGATGACATTGGAGTACACTTTGAGGTCTGCAGAAAGCAattctgcacagagcagggagtcAGAAATACGTGCAGTTGAATATACGTGCAGGAGTcattacaaaacagaagcataCGTGATCTGTACCGCAAAGATGACAGATTTAacacaaacaagagaaaataaagagcaacTGGTGAAGCAAGACTGCGTATCCCGCAGATACAGAAGAGGATTTTAGGAGGGATGTGAAGGTGTGCCGTGGGTGCTTGACAGACAAAGACTAAAACAGAACACAAGAAACAGGCAGCATCACCGGAGTGAAAAGGGCAAATATATGCCATGGTATTGTACAATAAGAAGCCCACtacattctttaaaatgatCTCATCACAGTGAGTCATTAGTTCAATTACATTTCACACCATTCAGCCTAAGGCAAGCAGAACTGTACAGGACTCTAAAAATGCTAATTCCAGCAAACGCGTAGTGGCAATTTGAGCAATAAACACCAGTTTGCACGTATTCACCGTCCCTGGGGTATTAGCTGGTATCCGACCACGTTTTCTTCTAACTTGCAAATGTAGTTCCGCTCAATTTTACACTGCGAAATGAGGTCAGCACCcactaaaaatacaaaaagctgaGGAGAATGCCAGTAGCTATTACAGTGCCTGACAGCCATACCTGAACAAACCAgtacagcacaaagcagtgaaACTGAGATGTAAAGGCATCTCAAATACCTAGCTTCAAGACAGCAACAATTTTTGAAGGTTACAACACATCCCTACGTGGTCAGAAGTTCTGTTTGCTTCATTAGTACCAGGGGAATAGGAGCTGCTACAACGACTTCTAAATATATTAGATCAGAAATGTATACTTCCGGATACATATTAAATCAATACCATTCTCTTCCTTCACTGCTATCTAAATCCACACACGTTATATGTCATTATTATATATCTGCACACATCCAAAGTATTGTTCAATATTAGCATCTATTTCATATTTATACGGAAGTGCACCTCTGAACAGGCAGTAGGTTCCATCACCCATGTACTTCAACATTTTCTcttattgtttggttttgttttgttttttaatgttaaataaaacactCAATAGGATATATAGTTTACATAGGTtttagaaggatttttttttcctgctcaaTTAAGCACTATGTACATCACAATGCAATGCACACAATAGTTCTTTCTCGGCATTAATGTGTGTGCCATATCAGCATTCCTTGATATCTGAGTGTTGTAGACATGTTCGTTTCCTCTTAAGAAAAGTGTTTTAGTTACCAactaaatcttttaaaaaagaagaaactgcagtaTTCTTTCAGCAAATTTCCAGGGTAGTATTGAAAGATACAGAATAGACCAActtacccttcccttccccaccaTTCAAACAAAATACCTCGAACATAGAGCTGAGGACAATCAGCTTCAGCCTTAAGACCTTCCAGCTTCACAACAGCCAAACCCCCCTCCCACTTCACACATTCTGCTGCAAAATCACTGAATTCATTTGTCTTACactaaaagcagagaagaactTGACTATGAATCTCACAGTTcaacaggaaaattaaatacaggggttgctttttgttttgctggggggttatgtggaaaaatatatatataacaaagaGATATGGTAACTGACTAATAGGAAAATTAGTATTGACTGATAGCTGATGGCTGCTAATGAAGAATACAGAGTACTTTGAGAATGCAGGTCAACAGCAAAAGGGCAGAAGGAACACTGAGGAGACTGTGGTCATTGCGACTACAGAAAGGTGAAGGGCAACGCGCACTCATCACAAGGAACGCGCTAACCTTGCTCTTCATATTGCAACAGAAACCCACAGCAGCTGATCTCTGAATCAAGCGTGATGAGTGCTCTTGACAAAACTGCCAGGAGCCACCTGACTAGCAGCTCCAAAGGTTCTGATTGAACAAACTGTAAGCAGAATAACAGCCAAACCCAGTGTTATTCCATTGGCTCTTTAACAGGAGATACATCATACATTCTGCTGAGTACAGCACGCTTACAGAGCACAAGTATTCCAAGAAtggagatgaaataaaaatgttaaatgtctGTTCCCGGTGATAAATCTTAAAAATTCAACTCGAATTGGCATTGGTCAGATGACTTCAGTTTGTCTCGACGCTTCAGAGGCGTCACAACCACAATgtgttttcaattatttcttctttatcttaAATTGCTTTTGTAGAATATTAAATTGAAGGACAAATGTCATTAGAGACCTCAACGTtatttaaaaaaccaaaatccaaaaaccaaaacaaaacataaaaaacacaattttagTGATTATTATAACCTGAGTCAGAGGGAAGAAATCTTTTCTATTGTATTTatttgggctcctcactacaagaaagactttgaggccctggaacttgtccagagaaaggcaacgAAACTGATGaagggtctgaagcacaagtcttatgaggagcagctgagggagtcgggattgtttagcctggagaagaggaggctcaggggaaacctcattgcaccctacaacttcctgaagggaggatgtgatgaggaggggtttggcctcttctcccaggcaacaaacgaagaaatggccacaagttgtaccagaagaggtttagattagacacaaggaaaaactttttctctcagagagtggtcaggcacaggaatggctgcccagggaggtggtggagttgctgtcccaggcagtgttcaagaggtgttCCAGAGGAACTacaagagatggtttagtggcttgtagtaatgggaggatggctggactagatgatactgtaggtcctttccaaccttgtgattctatgattctattttatgcatttgataccagctgttttctttgcaaggaAATTCTCATggacagaaaaatgagaagagaaaagaaaaaaaaaaaaaaaaaaaaagaggaggattTCCAGTGCAAGCTCTGCAAAAGGCAAACCTGAAATTATTACCAGGGCTTATGTTTACAGCGTGGCTACCTGCATTCAGTCTGGCTGCAGATgctcagcaggaagcagcaggcGGGTAAGCTGCCGGCACACTGCTGTTGGCAAACAGTGTGTCCATCTTCCCTGCTCAGGCTGAGCTTTGGAAATggacatttcatttctgttatctCCCTATGATCTCTAACCTCTTCCCCTATCCTGCAAGAGTTTAACTTGATACCACATCTAATAAGCAAATCagtgtcactgctgaaacaacaTTAGTGCCATTAAATCTGTCACTCGGGCTATGTCAGGCTGTTTTTAACAGCAATATTAGCGCAGCTTTACTGCAACTGTACTAGGATCTCTCACAATCTGTTGTGAGATTTACTTCAAATTAAACTCCATTAGGAACAGGGAAAAAGCACAATAACTGATGACAACCTACTGCTACTTCATACCATGGTTTTCTTCCAAAcctcttcaaaatatttttcattaatccCTGTCACAGATAACCAAAGTAAGAA
The Coturnix japonica isolate 7356 chromosome 1, Coturnix japonica 2.1, whole genome shotgun sequence DNA segment above includes these coding regions:
- the GPR22 gene encoding G-protein coupled receptor 22, producing MCFSPILEGNMQFESNFTIRDAIDDIDTNMYRPLSYALSFQVSLTGFLMLEIVLGLGSNLTVLVLYCMKSNLINSVSNIITMNLHVLDVIICVGCIPLTIVILLLSMESNTALICCFHEACVSFASVSTAINVFAITLDRYDISVKPANRILTMGRAVILMTSIWIISLFAFLIPFIEVNFFSLQSASTWENKTLLCVSANEYHTELGMYYHLLVQIPIFFFTVVVMLITYTKILQALNIRIGTRFTTGQKKKARKKKTISLTTQHETTDMSHSSAGRNVVFGVRTSVSVIIALRRAVKRHRERRERQKRVFRMSLLIISTFLLCWTPISVLNTTILCLGPSDLLVKLRLCFLVMAYGTTIFHPLLYAFTRQKFQKVLKSKMKKRVVSIVEADPLPNNAVIHNSWIEPKRNKKITFEDNEVRQKCLVPQVVTD